A portion of the Verrucomicrobiota bacterium genome contains these proteins:
- a CDS encoding Dna2/Cas4 domain-containing protein, translated as MIRKLVPVEYKKGKRRPFENDDAQLCAQALCLEEMFGIPVERGAVFHAASKRRREVQFTAELRRLTENAVAELHTLIDAQLSSPDPQLPRALFKPACEECSLFEICLPKITGASDRFVRAAKGLFSV; from the coding sequence ATGATTCGGAAACTCGTTCCGGTGGAATACAAGAAAGGCAAACGCCGCCCGTTCGAGAACGACGACGCCCAGCTCTGCGCCCAGGCGCTTTGTCTGGAGGAGATGTTCGGCATCCCCGTGGAACGCGGCGCGGTGTTTCACGCGGCGAGCAAGCGCCGGCGCGAAGTCCAATTCACGGCGGAATTGCGTCGATTGACCGAGAACGCGGTCGCGGAACTGCACACTCTGATCGATGCTCAACTCTCATCTCCGGACCCGCAACTTCCCCGCGCCCTCTTCAAACCGGCGTGCGAGGAATGTTCGCTCTTCGAGATTTGTCTGCCCAAAATAACCGGCGCCTCCGACCGATTCGTGCGCGCAGCGAAGGGACTTTTCAGCGTTTGA